The DNA region TCGAAAGATAACTGACCAGCGATGATGCTACAGTAGATTTTACTCTGCATATATTTAACGCTTGTTAACCCAGCAGCGTACGCCTCTTTGCCTCTATAAGTAGTCTTTTTGCAGTGAAATATCGATACAGCGGCGCGCAGTGAATATCATCGAGTATCTTACATGGCTTTCTCAGTCTTTGACGGGTAAGCAAAGCATGGAGTCCCTGCAAAACATAAGCGACAACGCGACGGGAGACGTTATGTCCCAGTTTTCTTTTGGATACCTATCCGAGGATGCCAACTTCACCGGGGCTGACACTTTCAACTACTATGATTTCGACTTGGAGAAATTTGCGGAAACTATGCGAGAAGAGCTCAAAGGATACAAGGAGCCGCGAACCATCGCTCTGATGTTTCTCTACTCCATCGTTTTCATCGTCGGACTTTTCGGAAACATATTTGTCATCGTCACAGTTTTTCATTACAAACACATGCGAACTTTGACCAATGTGTTTTTAGTAAATCTGGCCATCAGTGACCTGTTGGTCGTGCTTTTCTGCATTCCAATCACGCTGGGAACGTACGTTTACAAGGATTACGTCTACGGCATCGGGATGTGTAAACTGACGTCGTTTCTCCAAGGAAGCGCGATTTCTGTGAGTTCTCTCAGCCTTCTCACGATCAGCATCAACCGGTTCATTGCCATACACAGACCTTTACGCGCAAAAATCATATTCTCAAAACGGCGCGTTTACTTTGTAATTGTGGCCATTTGGTGCATATCTTTCGCCGTCTTTGTGCCTTTATTGGTTGTGAACAATATTAAAAACATCGGAATTCCGCCATTCTTCAGCAAGCGGATTTGTAACGAGCATTGGGACATACCGAACGGGAAAGAGTTGTACAACATCCTGGTATTTATCTCAATTTTCTTGATACCACTGATCGCTATGGTGTTTGCGTACACTAAGATAAGTTTGGTACTGTGGAGGAACAACGACAAACCCATCACCCAGACTCGGAGGGTGATTCTACAGAGGCGGCGGACGGTCAAACTGTTGATCTGTGTTGTCGTCATATTCAGCGTTTGCTGGCTACCCTACAACTTCACCAACATTTGGTTAGAATTTAACATTACCACCGCCAGCGTTGTCGTTTCCGAACAGATATACCCTCTGTTTCAATTGCTTGGAATTTCTAACTCCGCGATAAACCCGATCTGCTATTGCATGATGAGTAGTGGGTTTCAGAAAGCGTTCATAAGGTTATGTTGTAGACGGAGATTGAACACGAAGCCCGATGTTATTCTGATGGTGAAATTCAAGGACGGGAGTTCCGAAAGTCAAGAAATGACGGAACTGACGACTAGATTATCGAGACACACTGCTCactgattatgacgtcataacagTCTTATTTATAGACTTGTgtcattacaatatttatttgattaacaCGACATCATCCGATTAttgcttaatatttatttaacattgtgatatctatattttcttgtttttttcctgaaatgaattattttatttgttataaagttcTCAGCATATAAAGAACCGACTCATGTTCTGATGTTGTTGAGTTAACACGACGCGGGAGAGCGCGATGGCGATTAGACGGCGTCAAAGCCAGCTTATTTTGTCTTGAAACAACTTTAAACAACTCGCCTCCAATTGGGAAGAAATAATTGATATTAAGAGGATCGGCAAGTGTTCAGTGCCCTATAGGTATGCTTGAAATAGTTTAAACAACACACAGAATTTGGGATTAGGGCATCAAAAGCAAATGTACTCGTTAGTTCCTATCAATTTAGTAGGGTATTTATTAAAAACAGATACAAATCGCACAGACACGGACAGGATAACCTCAGTCTATAAGAAGCTTATTCA from Crassostrea angulata isolate pt1a10 chromosome 7, ASM2561291v2, whole genome shotgun sequence includes:
- the LOC128157170 gene encoding QRFP-like peptide receptor is translated as MESLQNISDNATGDVMSQFSFGYLSEDANFTGADTFNYYDFDLEKFAETMREELKGYKEPRTIALMFLYSIVFIVGLFGNIFVIVTVFHYKHMRTLTNVFLVNLAISDLLVVLFCIPITLGTYVYKDYVYGIGMCKLTSFLQGSAISVSSLSLLTISINRFIAIHRPLRAKIIFSKRRVYFVIVAIWCISFAVFVPLLVVNNIKNIGIPPFFSKRICNEHWDIPNGKELYNILVFISIFLIPLIAMVFAYTKISLVLWRNNDKPITQTRRVILQRRRTVKLLICVVVIFSVCWLPYNFTNIWLEFNITTASVVVSEQIYPLFQLLGISNSAINPICYCMMSSGFQKAFIRLCCRRRLNTKPDVILMVKFKDGSSESQEMTELTTRLSRHTAH